A window from Gallus gallus isolate bGalGal1 chromosome 7, bGalGal1.mat.broiler.GRCg7b, whole genome shotgun sequence encodes these proteins:
- the IHH gene encoding indian hedgehog protein precursor — translation MKPARLLLLLSGCALLLAPAVRCCGPGRVVGSRRRPPRKLIPLAYKQFSPNVPEKTLGASGRYEGKIARNSERFKELTPNYNPDIIFKDEENTGADRLMTQRCKDRLNSLAISVMNQWPGVKLRVTEGWDEDGHHSEESLHYEGRAVDITTSDRDRNKYGMLARLAVEAGFDWVYYESKAHIHCSVKSEHSAAAKTGGCFPGRALATLENGARTPLWALRPGQRVLAMDGAGRPTYSDFLAFLDKEPRALTAFHVIETRQPPRRLALTPTHLLFVADNASAPAAQFRPTFASHVQPGHFVLVAVGSGGLQPAEVVGVRGRTDVGAYAPLTRHGTLVVDDVVASCFALVREQQLAQMAFWPLRLYHSLLGGPGVQGDGVHWYSGLLYRLGRMLLPPDSFHPLGAPRAES, via the exons ATGAAGCCGgcgcggctgctgctgctgctgagcggGTGCGCGCTGCTGCTGGCGCCGGCCGTGCGCTGCTGCGGGCCGGGCAGGGTTGTGGGCAGCCGCCGCCGGCCGCCCCGCAAGCTCATCCCGCTCGCCTACAAGCAGTTCAGCCCCAACGTGCCCGAGAAGACGCTGGGGGCCAGCGGGCGCTACGAGGGCAAGATCGCGCGGAACTCGGAGCGCTTCAAGGAGCTCACGCCCAACTACAACCCCGACATCATCTTCAAGGACGAGGAGAACACCGGCGCCGACCGGCTCATGACCCAG CGCTGCAAGGACCGCCTGAACTCCCTGGCCATCTCCGTCATGAACCAGTGGCCGGGGGTGAAGCTGCGGGTGACGGAGGGCTGGGATGAGGACGGCCACCACTCGGAGGAGTCGCTGCATTACGAGGGCCGAGCCGTGGACATCACGACGTCAGACAGGGACCGCAACAAGTACGGCATGCTTGCCCGCCTGGCTGTGGAGGCCGGCTTTGACTGGGTCTACTACGAGTCCAAGGCGCACATCCACTGCTCCGTCAAGTCAG AGCACTCGGCTGCCGCGAAGACGGGCGGCTGCTTCCCCGGGCGGGCGCTGGCGACGCTGGAGAACGGTGCCCGGACGCCACTGTGGGCACTGCGGCCGGGCCAGCGGGTGCTGGCGATGGACGGGGCGGGCCGGCCCACCTACAGCGACTTCCTGGCCTTCCTGGACAAGGAGCCGCGCGCCCTCACTGCCTTCCACGTCATCGAGACGCGGCAGCCGCCCCGGCGCCTGGCCCTGACGCCCACCCACCTGCTCTTCGTGGCCGACAACGCCTCGGCGCCCGCCGCCCAATTCCGCCCCACCTTCGCCAGCCACGTGCAGCCCGGACACTTCGTGCTGGTGGCGGTGGGCTCGGGGGGGCTGCAGCCCGCCGAAGTGGTGGGGGTGAGGGGCCGGACGGACGTGGGGGCTTACGCCCCGCTGACGCGACACGGGACGCTGGTGGTGGACGACGTGGTGGCCTCGTGCTTCGCCCTGGTgcgggagcagcagctggcGCAGATGGCCTTCTGGCCGCTGCGGCTGTACCACAGCCTGCTGGGGGGGCCGGGGGTGCAGGGCGACGGTGTGCACTGGTACTCGGGGCTGCTCTACCGCCtgggcaggatgctgctgcccCCCGACAGCTTCCACCCGCTGGGGGCGCCCCGGGCCGAGAGCTGA